GGTTTTGTCTAATCATGTTACGATACAAAAATGATTATATCAAACAAagcaaacaaaacaaaacaatgtTAACAGGAAACGAATTTAGTATTTTTGAATAGGTTGTATAATctataattatttgataaaaaagtACCTTTAACTAATTATAATGGGTgctttttttaattctacAATGCAGACGACATTTAAGTAACGACATCATACATCGTGTTGACGacattatttgatttatattatcATCACTATACACACACTCatctcttcttcttcatcttctgtacgcaaaaaaaaaaaattctttttttcaattcttaaACCGTATAATAAAGAGACCCAAATCTTCAACCTATTTTTATCacaaaccaacaaaaatatctacaccaagaagttttTAATTATGGATATTCATCGTTGTagatttgttgattataCCCCACATACAATCACATCATTAGCATTTTCTCATAAATCCTCATTAACATCATTACCAACTGCCGATGTCCGATTAGCCGTTGGTAGAAGTAATGGTGACATTGAAATTTGGAATCCAAGACATAATTGGACACACGAATTGACATTACCCGGTTCAAAAGGTAGATCTATTGAAGGGTTATGTTGGAGTTATAATGAACAAGATCCATTAGAACCACCAAGATTATTTTCCATTGGTGGATCAACATATATTACTGAATGGGATTTATCCACGGGGAGGccattgataaattatgaTTGTAATGCCGGGATAATATGGTGTATCGATATTAATCCACAAAATGATCGATTAACGGTTGGATGTGATGATGGGTCcgttgttattgttgatatttctGGAGGTAGAGGATCATTGGaatatgatttgatttgtcaAAGACAAGATGCCAGAGTCTTGAGTGTGAAATGGGCTAATAATGAACATGTTATTGGTGGATGTGCTGATGGTAGAATTAGAAGTTGGAGTAGTGAAGGCGAAACCAAGGGTAGACTTGTAGCTACTATGAAAGTTGATAAGGCTAAAACTGAAAGTACTTTGGTGTGGTCTTTGACAGTATTACCAAATAAGAAACAATTTGTTAGTGGAGATTCTACCGGATCTATAAAAATTTGGGATTTGACTCGTTTTACATTGTTACAAACTTTTAAAATACATGATGCTGATGTGTTGTGTTTAGTTCATGAtgttaaagaagaaaaaattttcagtGCTGGTGTTGATCGTAagattcatcaatttgatttactCAACAGTAAAAATAGTTCTAAATGGACTCATAGTTTTAATCGTTTATTACATTCTAATGATGTCAGATCTTTGGctatatttgaaaacaaaaactataatttattagttagtggtggtgttgaAAGAGCCATAGTGGTgcaaaatattgaaactTTTTATGATGGTAAATacaagaaattattgattaatcaacaacaatctaatattttgattgttcCGGATTCAAAATTAGTGATTTTATGGCAAGACCAAACTATAAAAATATGGAAAGTTTTACCTGATGGTAAACATGTATTAATGAGCAAACTTACTTTATCTGCTGATGAAAACATTACTAGTGTTGATTTCAAAGACAATTTATTGGTAGTTGCCAAAATGACGTCAGTGagattttttgaattaacGGAGATTTctgataataaattcaaaattcaaaagaTAAGagatgataaatttgatagTTTGGTTGAAGGAGCCAAAATTgtcaaatttattgatgcTAATAAAGTTTTAATTCTTACCCCTGACGAAGAGTTATACacatttgatattgatagtGACGAAGGGAAAATAGAATTAAACGGTGAGATAGAATTATTAGAGTCTacacaacagcaacaacaacagcaacaacgCAAGAATCAGCATTTGTTACGTATCAACAACTTGGTGCTTACTCCAAATAAAAAgcaaattataatttcaaGATTCAATGGATCAATTGAAGTATATCCTATTGTTAATACAGAAACTGAGGCATACGTTCTTACAAAATTATCATCTTACCCTCATTTAATTGAATGTGTCAATGATGAAAAActtgttgttattaatgaagaaaacaaaatatttgaatttttcattaatgacAAAGATGGTCAATTATTAACTCCATGGTCTAAAAGAAATAGTGAATTTTTACCAAGACAATTTATATCATTACAAGATAAACCCGAAGGAATGTTTATTCAACAGAAACAAGAGAAATTATGGATTTATGGATCAACATGGTTAAGTTTTTTCGATTTATCAATGAATATTCCAATATCTAAAATTTATAAGAATACTTCGACttccaaaaaaagaaatcatgATGGATTATCAAtgaatgaagaaattggtgAATTAGAAGATGAAACTGAAGAAATTATAGAAGCCTCATTAAAACAAAGTGAAATAGATAGATTAAGACATCAGATTCAAACTGAAGATAAAgacaatcaaaataatgTTGATAAAACTAAGAAACCATTTTGGATTACAGAAAAATATAGACCAATTATGAAAGTTGCTAATTTTGGTGGaaatgatgatattattgttgttgaacgTCCATATTCTTCTTTACAAACAGGTCCAGCATTTGATTTAccaaaaattaaagtttAATACTAAGAATTGTCtctattattatatatttatatgtATACGTATTGTATTGTATGTATATTGATTTACAATTAATAGGAGTCGATGTGAGGAACAACACGAGCACCTTGGAAGAATACTCTTGCAGCAGCAGCATAACCCATTAAACATTTCAGTGGATTACcattttcatctttatcTTCACCTTTTAACCCCCATCCTTTACcatcaccaaaaaaattcttaTATTTTTGATCATAAACTTCACGATAAGTGTTATGAGGCTCAAAACTTTGAATATACATTCCATCTTTAGGATCTTTCATAAATTcataaaaaattattaaatgtcgtttaatttcttcttgaaTTTTACCCACTAATTCATCGGGGACATCATTACCAacatataataaataatctgCCAATccttcaattaataattgaacGAAATAAGAACTATCACGCCAATAACgttttgaattatcaaaatctCTATCATAAAAAAACACTCCACGATTAATACCAGCTTTTGCTAAATCTTGAGATATTTGTTTCCATTTATCATCTTTagtaataaaatataaatgagCAGCAGCTGATAAAGTCGTACCGACATTATAAGTCCATTTCACATCATTAATCTTTGTATCTTTATCACTAACACCATCcttaattaatttatcaccGGGGTCTTGTAATACTTGAATTTGCCAATCAATACATTTTGCTgcaaaatcaatataaacTCCAGCTTCTTCAGGTAAAAATTTCGAAATTTGTAAACATGCTTTAGCTACTTCAGCAGTAGTACAAgcatttaaataatttttacTAACATGCCAATGAACTCCACCTTTAGTTTTAGCATCAGGTTTATCATTCCATCCACTCATTAAAAATCGAACTAATTCTCTACCTTGATCTAAAAAACTTTTATCTCCCGTGACTTCATAAGCAGTTATAATGGCACTAGCAACTTGagcatcatcatcataataAATATCTTGATCATTACCAGAATTTTCTGCTGCTGAATATCCTTTAATatgattatttttatatttttggaaaatttgaattgcTGGACCAACTAATGGTTTAAGTTCAGGATAAATCCTTGCACCATCAACAATTGCTTGTGCAGCTACCGCAACGGcccaaacaacaaatttattttcattataaCATCCATTACATTTTTTACGGGCAACAAAAGTTCCTTCACGTTGATTATAATACTCTATCCATAATTGTCGAGCAATTTCATAACCTTCtaaatttggattttctAACGGTGGGAATGACATTGATAAGGCTAAGAGTTCTAAGTTGTGTATAGGTACACGGCAAGTTAAATAATAAGTGAAACTagatttaaataatcaaaaatgaaaatgtaGACAAAAGGAAAAGGGGGTAGAAGAAGTCTAGACgtatttatatatacttGCGgtttaaaaacaataatccctttattaatgaatagcaattgaaacaagaaCATAAACTAAACACATGGGTGAAATTagttaataaaatttcttgattctATCAAAAGTTGCTAAGCCCATTTTCAGTGGACTTACGTAATACCTGCATGTAAACCACACTCTATATCGTTGTTCTTCATTTGCTTTTCCCCGAATCATTCCCGAGATTGTTCTATTATTTGCAACTGTTATGAGAGAGATATCACACCAGTATCATCATTAGGAACATatactattattatgacgatgatgatcattattattgatttctcTATTAGAAACTAAGcatattaaaaaaaacatataAACAGTatttaaaataataaatagaataaacaaaaaacaaattgcaAATCAAATACCTCTATGAATAGATACACGAATTGAACACCCCCAACATAAACTCACCCTGTTTACTTGTTGT
The sequence above is a segment of the Candida albicans SC5314 chromosome 3, complete sequence genome. Coding sequences within it:
- the UTP4 gene encoding Utp4p (Putative U3 snoRNA-associated protein; Hap43-induced; physically interacts with TAP-tagged Nop1; Spider biofilm induced) — protein: MDIHRCRFVDYTPHTITSLAFSHKSSLTSLPTADVRLAVGRSNGDIEIWNPRHNWTHELTLPGSKGRSIEGLCWSYNEQDPLEPPRLFSIGGSTYITEWDLSTGRPLINYDCNAGIIWCIDINPQNDRLTVGCDDGSVVIVDISGGRGSLEYDLICQRQDARVLSVKWANNEHVIGGCADGRIRSWSSEGETKGRLVATMKVDKAKTESTLVWSLTVLPNKKQFVSGDSTGSIKIWDLTRFTLLQTFKIHDADVLCLVHDVKEEKIFSAGVDRKIHQFDLLNSKNSSKWTHSFNRLLHSNDVRSLAIFENKNYNLLVSGGVERAIVVQNIETFYDGKYKKLLINQQQSNILIVPDSKLVILWQDQTIKIWKVLPDGKHVLMSKLTLSADENITSVDFKDNLLVVAKMTSVRFFELTEISDNKFKIQKIRDDKFDSLVEGAKIVKFIDANKVLILTPDEELYTFDIDSDEGKIELNGEIELLESTQQQQQQQQRKNQHLLRINNLVLTPNKKQIIISRFNGSIEVYPIVNTETEAYVLTKLSSYPHLIECVNDEKLVVINEENKIFEFFINDKDGQLLTPWSKRNSEFLPRQFISLQDKPEGMFIQQKQEKLWIYGSTWLSFFDLSMNIPISKIYKNTSTSKKRNHDGLSMNEEIGELEDETEEIIEASLKQSEIDRLRHQIQTEDKDNQNNVDKTKKPFWITEKYRPIMKVANFGGNDDIIVVERPYSSLQTGPAFDLPKIKV
- a CDS encoding uncharacterized protein (Has domain(s) with predicted catalytic activity) produces the protein MSFPPLENPNLEGYEIARQLWIEYYNQREGTFVARKKCNGCYNENKFVVWAVAVAAQAIVDGARIYPELKPLVGPAIQIFQKYKNNHIKGYSAAENSGNDQDIYYDDDAQVASAIITAYEVTGDKSFLDQGRELVRFLMSGWNDKPDAKTKGGVHWHVSKNYLNACTTAEVAKACLQISKFLPEEAGVYIDFAAKCIDWQIQVLQDPGDKLIKDGVSDKDTKINDVKWTYNVGTTLSAAAHLYFITKDDKWKQISQDLAKAGINRGVFFYDRDFDNSKRYWRDSSYFVQLLIEGLADYLLYVGNDVPDELVGKIQEEIKRHLIIFYEFMKDPKDGMYIQSFEPHNTYREVYDQKYKNFFGDGKGWGLKGEDKDENGNPSKCLMGYAAAARVFFQGARVVPHIDSY